Proteins found in one Campylobacter canadensis genomic segment:
- a CDS encoding COG3014 family protein — protein sequence MKMKSKILTFIIFALFFSSCANYVNVNANYEKALIEKKCDEQFFSDNLKKIKQNDDVIYTGLNVGLIARNCGDFNLSNVFFDAAENAYKYDVDLKSTGKKAINLIGSTFFDDNILDYDGSLYERIMLNTYKALNFMSLNDYENARVEFNRALMRQDKAKEYFAKEIEKNRADLDKAKEDKNYDKNMLENKKDIEEKYNSLFKEFNTTKEFINPYATYLASIFFFMDKDYRKAADLFKEVSVIYPKNLSIKKQAKIFNEYANKFKIKNEKKYIFVLYENGFSLSIDEFKLPIPFTIDGKIIFSSIALQTLKKNASSYPYLLVNNVKTDEFVNLDDIIATEFKINSPQMITKALARAIVKTTINIAVAKNDSDSGLLSFATALINDANNNADVRSWRGLAKSVSVAVLDNKGFITVNDENNNLLFEQEINKNKNVILILRSFAPYLPLNTSIIER from the coding sequence ATTAAAATGAAAAGTAAAATATTAACATTTATTATCTTTGCATTATTTTTTAGCTCTTGTGCAAACTATGTAAATGTAAATGCTAATTATGAAAAAGCTCTAATTGAAAAAAAATGCGATGAGCAATTCTTTAGTGATAATTTAAAAAAAATCAAACAAAATGATGATGTAATTTATACAGGTTTAAATGTAGGTTTGATTGCTAGAAATTGTGGCGATTTTAATTTAAGTAATGTATTTTTTGATGCTGCTGAAAATGCTTATAAATATGATGTAGATTTAAAAAGCACAGGAAAAAAGGCTATTAATTTAATTGGTTCTACATTTTTTGATGATAATATTTTAGATTATGATGGTTCTTTATATGAAAGAATTATGCTTAATACTTATAAGGCTTTAAATTTTATGAGTTTAAATGATTATGAAAATGCAAGAGTTGAATTTAATCGTGCTTTAATGCGTCAAGATAAGGCAAAAGAATATTTTGCTAAAGAAATTGAGAAAAACCGTGCTGATTTAGACAAAGCAAAAGAAGATAAAAATTATGATAAAAATATGCTAGAAAACAAAAAAGATATAGAAGAAAAATATAATTCTTTATTTAAAGAATTTAACACTACAAAAGAATTTATAAATCCTTATGCAACCTACCTTGCATCAATATTTTTCTTTATGGATAAAGACTATAGAAAGGCTGCTGATTTATTCAAAGAAGTAAGTGTAATTTATCCAAAAAATCTAAGTATTAAAAAACAAGCAAAAATATTTAATGAATATGCAAATAAATTTAAAATTAAAAATGAAAAAAAATATATTTTTGTGCTTTATGAAAATGGTTTTTCTCTTAGCATAGATGAGTTTAAATTACCTATTCCATTTACTATTGATGGAAAAATAATTTTTTCAAGCATAGCATTACAAACTTTAAAAAAGAATGCAAGTTCATACCCTTACTTGCTAGTAAATAATGTAAAAACTGATGAATTTGTTAATTTAGATGATATTATTGCAACAGAATTTAAAATAAATAGCCCTCAAATGATTACAAAAGCATTGGCTAGAGCAATAGTAAAAACAACAATAAATATTGCTGTTGCTAAGAACGATTCAGACTCTGGCCTGTTAAGCTTTGCAACCGCATTAATAAACGATGCAAATAACAATGCAGATGTACGCTCTTGGAGAGGTTTAGCTAAAAGTGTGAGTGTTGCTGTTTTAGATAACAAGGGCTTTATTACAGTAAATGATGAAAATAATAATTTATTGTTTGAACAAGAAATAAATAAAAATAAAAATGTTATTTTAATATTGCGTTCTTTTGCCCCATATTTACCGCTAAATACTAGCATAATAGAAAGATAA
- a CDS encoding anaerobic C4-dicarboxylate transporter has product MLYTILQFAVLLSAIFIGIRLGGIAIGYAGGLGVVVLGLVFGMKPGNIPWDVILIIAAAIAAISAMQQAGGLDYMVRVTEKILRVNPKFINYLSPACGWLLTILAGTGNAVFSLMPVVVDVAKSQNIKPSVPLSLMVVSSQIGITASPVSAAVVYMSGVLEPLGWNYPTLLAIWISTTFIACMLTAFIISLITPMDLSKDSVYQERLKAGLVKDAGAILHGEDKKGAKLSVGIFLLTVLAVVLYATAISSNIKWIDPVIVPRDAAIMSFLLTAATLITWLCKVETSKILETSVFKSGMTACVCVFGVAWLGNTFVAGHESAIKEVAGNWVKQAPAMLAVAFFFASMLLYSQAATAKAIVPVIITALGISATNPHDSYMLVACFAAVSALFVLPTYPTLLGAVQMDDTGTTRIGKFIFNHSFFLPGVLAIVIAVSLAFFIAPLCI; this is encoded by the coding sequence ATGCTATATACTATCTTACAATTTGCAGTATTATTGTCTGCTATTTTTATTGGAATTCGTTTAGGTGGCATAGCAATAGGCTATGCAGGTGGGCTTGGAGTAGTAGTTTTGGGGCTTGTTTTTGGTATGAAACCTGGTAATATTCCTTGGGATGTTATTTTAATCATTGCTGCAGCTATTGCAGCAATTTCTGCTATGCAACAAGCTGGCGGGCTTGATTACATGGTAAGGGTAACAGAAAAAATTTTAAGAGTAAATCCAAAATTTATAAACTATCTTTCTCCAGCTTGTGGATGGTTGCTTACAATCTTAGCAGGTACAGGAAACGCAGTATTTTCTTTGATGCCTGTTGTAGTTGATGTTGCAAAATCTCAAAACATAAAACCTAGCGTCCCACTTTCATTAATGGTAGTTTCTTCGCAAATTGGAATTACTGCTTCTCCTGTGAGTGCAGCTGTGGTTTATATGAGCGGGGTTTTAGAACCACTTGGATGGAATTATCCAACCTTATTAGCTATTTGGATTAGCACTACCTTTATTGCTTGTATGCTTACAGCTTTTATAATAAGTTTAATCACTCCTATGGATTTAAGCAAAGATAGTGTTTATCAAGAACGCTTAAAAGCAGGACTTGTTAAAGATGCAGGGGCTATTTTACATGGCGAAGATAAAAAAGGTGCTAAACTTTCAGTAGGAATTTTCTTACTTACTGTTTTAGCGGTTGTGCTTTATGCAACTGCAATTTCAAGCAATATTAAATGGATTGACCCTGTTATAGTTCCAAGAGATGCAGCTATTATGAGCTTTTTACTTACCGCAGCAACTTTGATTACTTGGCTTTGCAAAGTTGAAACAAGTAAAATTCTTGAAACAAGTGTATTTAAAAGCGGTATGACAGCTTGTGTTTGTGTTTTTGGTGTGGCGTGGCTTGGAAATACCTTTGTTGCAGGACATGAAAGTGCTATTAAAGAAGTAGCGGGTAATTGGGTAAAACAAGCTCCTGCTATGTTAGCAGTTGCCTTTTTCTTTGCAAGTATGCTTTTGTATTCTCAAGCAGCAACCGCAAAGGCTATTGTACCCGTAATCATTACTGCTTTAGGAATTTCAGCAACAAATCCGCATGATTCTTATATGCTTGTAGCTTGTTTTGCAGCGGTTTCAGCACTTTTTGTACTTCCAACTTATCCAACCTTGCTTGGTGCTGTGCAAATGGATGATACAGGAACAACTAGAATTGGTAAATTTATATTTAATCACTCTTTCTTCTTGCCAGGAGTTTTAGCAATTGTAATTGCAGTATCTTTAGCATTTTTTATTGCACCACTTTGCATTTAA
- a CDS encoding Ppx/GppA phosphatase family protein, whose protein sequence is MATRTAIIDLGSNGIRMAIYEKTSRFAFFILNEQKVKFRLAQGMDENLAISNKQMQKAAQILEHFYTQAKSYKCKKIKCIGTSAIRSASNKNEFLKLIKDKIKLNIKIISGEEEAYLSGFGAINLLPKIQNALALDIGGGSAELCLIAENKIIKTFSLDIGTVRLKDSYKDKVSKLENYVDYVLSTLPNDFNSPTLITIGGSLRAISNAIMEKNNYCLNQVHSFSYKLNNEIDFIQKIINANNNDLSSLGIKKERHDTIKIGALVFLKIAKKINAKQIITSGAGVREGVFLKDLFARHKGFAANFNPSLKSIQDRFLQNSKNTLANNCSKLFEQLKEINYLDEKYKKLLIYAAKIDAAGNRLSYYSKHKHSAYFALSALNFCVWHEEKAIVSTILELKGKKFNFNNLKLKELLPDENTIAWLNYILALAKILSINDEKCEFIYKQKTLHIQKSTNNFIIIDAIKKLSKPKSFGICFNEEII, encoded by the coding sequence ATGGCAACAAGAACAGCAATCATTGACCTTGGTTCTAACGGCATTAGAATGGCAATTTATGAAAAAACATCAAGATTTGCTTTTTTTATTTTAAACGAACAAAAGGTTAAATTTCGCTTAGCTCAAGGTATGGATGAAAACTTAGCAATTTCAAACAAACAAATGCAAAAAGCAGCACAAATTTTAGAGCATTTTTATACTCAAGCAAAAAGTTATAAATGCAAAAAAATAAAATGTATAGGCACATCAGCAATAAGAAGTGCTAGTAATAAAAATGAGTTTTTAAAGCTTATTAAAGACAAGATCAAGCTTAATATAAAAATTATCAGTGGAGAAGAAGAAGCCTATTTAAGCGGTTTTGGAGCTATTAATTTATTACCAAAAATTCAAAACGCACTAGCTCTTGATATAGGCGGTGGCTCGGCTGAACTTTGCTTAATTGCTGAAAATAAAATTATAAAAACATTTTCTTTAGATATTGGAACGGTAAGATTAAAAGATAGCTATAAAGACAAAGTTTCAAAACTTGAAAATTATGTAGATTATGTGCTTTCAACCCTACCAAACGACTTTAACAGTCCTACTTTAATTACAATTGGCGGTAGCTTAAGGGCAATCTCAAATGCTATTATGGAAAAAAATAATTATTGCTTAAACCAAGTGCATTCTTTTAGCTACAAATTAAATAATGAAATAGATTTTATTCAAAAAATAATCAATGCAAATAATAACGACCTATCGTCCTTAGGAATAAAAAAAGAAAGGCACGATACAATAAAAATAGGTGCTTTAGTTTTCTTAAAAATTGCTAAAAAAATAAATGCAAAACAAATAATTACTAGCGGTGCTGGAGTTAGAGAAGGAGTATTTTTAAAAGATTTATTTGCAAGGCATAAAGGCTTTGCAGCAAATTTTAATCCTAGCTTAAAATCAATCCAAGATAGATTTTTACAAAATTCAAAAAATACTTTAGCCAACAATTGCTCTAAATTGTTTGAGCAATTAAAAGAAATCAATTATTTAGATGAAAAATACAAAAAACTATTAATTTATGCGGCAAAAATTGATGCAGCAGGAAACCGCTTATCTTATTACTCAAAGCACAAGCATTCAGCTTATTTTGCCTTAAGTGCTTTAAATTTTTGTGTTTGGCACGAAGAAAAAGCCATTGTTTCAACAATTTTAGAATTAAAAGGAAAAAAATTTAATTTTAATAATTTAAAACTAAAAGAATTACTTCCAGATGAAAATACAATCGCTTGGCTAAATTATATTTTAGCTCTTGCTAAAATTTTAAGTATTAATGATGAAAAATGTGAATTTATTTACAAACAAAAAACTTTACATATACAAAAAAGTACAAATAATTTTATTATAATTGACGCTATTAAAAAATTATCAAAGCCAAAAAGTTTTGGAATTTGTTTTAATGAAGAGATAATTTAA
- a CDS encoding sensor histidine kinase, with protein sequence MQNEQERLIQKIELLIQNNNAKLVDLDENINKISFTFTEEKDKKIINIIYPYKEKYIIAKEDITQVYNFLNTIFLSFVALGLCALSLIIFYSFFISKIFATYLHHLSLKISKFDDNVSNLLEQKEYPYELKELIININHLVKRIQNYNLTQKELFIGIAHELKTPLAVIKTKNDVTLMKDRDIQYYKDTINQTNNSVNNMNNIISSVLKIGRQEGAQFEESKELDIIKLIEKECKNYALLGIKNGQKLQCKHELSSLNMKIQSTLFIQILSNFIQNAFKFSPANSTIYLNTYVEDKQFILEVLDNGDGVDENNDYFAPFKRYGKKDGVGLGLFLSKQAATALKAKISLENRKDSKGAIAKLIMNVK encoded by the coding sequence TTGCAAAATGAACAAGAAAGACTAATACAAAAAATAGAGCTTTTAATTCAAAACAATAATGCTAAATTGGTTGATTTAGATGAAAATATTAATAAAATTTCTTTTACTTTCACAGAAGAAAAAGATAAAAAAATAATAAACATAATCTATCCTTATAAAGAAAAATACATTATTGCAAAAGAAGATATAACTCAAGTTTATAACTTTTTAAATACTATATTTTTATCCTTTGTTGCTTTAGGTTTATGTGCGCTTAGTCTTATAATTTTTTATTCTTTTTTTATATCAAAGATTTTTGCAACCTATCTTCATCACTTAAGTTTAAAGATTTCAAAATTTGATGATAATGTATCAAATCTTTTAGAACAAAAAGAATATCCTTATGAGCTAAAAGAACTAATAATTAATATAAACCATCTTGTAAAAAGAATACAAAATTATAATCTAACTCAAAAAGAATTATTCATAGGAATAGCACACGAATTAAAAACCCCATTAGCAGTAATTAAAACAAAAAATGATGTTACTCTTATGAAAGATAGGGATATACAATATTATAAAGACACTATAAATCAAACAAATAATAGTGTAAATAATATGAATAATATAATTTCTAGCGTACTAAAAATAGGCAGACAAGAAGGCGCTCAATTTGAAGAAAGCAAAGAGCTTGATATTATTAAATTAATAGAAAAAGAATGCAAAAACTATGCCTTATTAGGTATTAAAAATGGGCAAAAACTGCAATGCAAACACGAGCTTAGCTCATTAAATATGAAAATTCAAAGCACCCTTTTTATACAAATTTTATCAAATTTTATACAAAATGCCTTTAAATTTTCACCTGCAAATTCTACAATTTACTTAAATACTTATGTTGAAGATAAACAATTTATTTTAGAAGTTTTAGATAACGGCGATGGGGTTGATGAAAATAACGATTATTTTGCACCTTTTAAAAGATATGGCAAAAAAGATGGAGTAGGCTTAGGTTTATTCTTAAGCAAACAAGCAGCAACCGCTTTAAAAGCAAAAATTTCTTTAGAAAATAGAAAAGATAGCAAAGGTGCTATCGCAAAATTAATAATGAATGTAAAATAG
- the hsrA gene encoding homeostatic response regulator transcription factor HsrA, with product MRILVVEDEISLNKTLNEGLMEYGYQVDCSESFSDAEYLIGIRNYDLVLADWMLPDGDGVDLINVLKQRNNKASIIILSAKDDKESEIKALKMGADDYIKKPFDFDILLARIGARLRFGNNNIIKIGDLEIDPDEEKIVYKNKELELKGKPFEVLTHLARHIDQIVSKEQLLDAIWEEPELVTPNVIEVAINQIRQKLDKPLNINTIETIRRRGYRFCFPKKA from the coding sequence ATGAGAATTCTAGTAGTTGAAGATGAAATTTCTCTCAATAAAACCCTAAATGAAGGGCTTATGGAATATGGTTATCAGGTGGATTGTTCAGAAAGCTTTAGCGATGCTGAATACTTAATTGGAATTAGAAACTATGATTTAGTTTTAGCTGATTGGATGTTACCTGATGGTGATGGAGTTGATTTAATCAATGTATTAAAGCAAAGAAATAACAAAGCAAGCATTATAATACTTTCAGCAAAAGACGATAAAGAAAGTGAAATTAAAGCTTTAAAAATGGGTGCTGATGATTATATTAAAAAGCCTTTTGATTTTGATATCTTATTAGCAAGAATTGGTGCTAGACTTAGATTTGGCAACAACAATATAATCAAAATTGGTGATTTAGAAATAGACCCTGATGAAGAAAAAATTGTTTATAAAAACAAAGAATTAGAATTAAAAGGAAAGCCTTTTGAGGTTTTAACGCATTTAGCAAGACATATTGACCAGATAGTATCAAAAGAGCAGTTATTAGATGCAATTTGGGAAGAGCCTGAACTTGTTACTCCAAATGTAATTGAAGTAGCAATAAATCAAATAAGACAAAAATTAGACAAACCACTAAATATCAATACAATTGAAACAATCAGACGTAGAGGTTATAGATTTTGCTTTCCAAAAAAAGCATAA
- a CDS encoding dihydroneopterin aldolase — translation MQSNIKIKTKFKCIIGLLDFERHTKQKICLKIKASSNEFLDYAKLCKKAKKFIKKSKFYTLEEAIKKLIAYLKEKFQHIKKIKIQITKLQIIKNTKVSVFFKEKY, via the coding sequence ATGCAAAGTAATATAAAGATAAAAACTAAGTTTAAATGTATAATTGGTTTGCTTGACTTTGAAAGGCATACAAAACAAAAAATATGTCTAAAAATCAAAGCAAGCTCCAATGAATTTTTAGACTACGCAAAATTATGTAAAAAAGCAAAAAAATTTATAAAAAAATCTAAATTTTATACTCTTGAAGAAGCAATAAAAAAATTAATTGCTTATTTAAAAGAAAAATTTCAACATATAAAAAAAATTAAAATACAAATCACAAAGCTGCAAATAATTAAAAACACAAAGGTTAGCGTTTTTTTTAAGGAAAAATATTAA
- the plsY gene encoding glycerol-3-phosphate 1-O-acyltransferase PlsY, which produces MPFLTFIIDIFTKSNLLCLLAAYLIGSIPFGLIYAKIFARVDITKEGSKSIGATNVLRVVKQNNPKLAKKLAIATMLSDLLKGTLCILVAKLLAVPANIYWAMAIMLVFGHCYSAFLKFNGGKGVACGAGSLLLLIPYSVLIGLFCWLIIGKVFKISSLASLIGFSIGVFSAEFLYTQTEIGSHAPLYIILFIVFYQHIPNIIRLIKKDECKVI; this is translated from the coding sequence ATGCCGTTTTTAACTTTTATAATTGATATTTTTACAAAAAGCAACTTACTTTGTTTGCTTGCAGCTTATTTAATAGGTTCTATACCTTTTGGTCTTATTTACGCAAAAATATTTGCTAGGGTTGATATTACAAAAGAAGGTAGCAAAAGCATTGGTGCTACAAATGTCTTAAGAGTTGTAAAACAAAATAATCCTAAATTAGCTAAAAAACTTGCCATTGCAACTATGTTAAGTGATTTATTAAAAGGTACGCTTTGTATTTTAGTTGCTAAATTACTAGCTGTTCCTGCAAATATTTACTGGGCAATGGCGATTATGCTTGTATTTGGGCATTGTTATAGTGCTTTTTTAAAATTTAATGGTGGAAAAGGTGTTGCTTGCGGTGCTGGTTCTTTGCTTTTATTAATCCCTTATTCTGTTTTAATAGGTTTATTTTGCTGGCTTATAATAGGAAAGGTCTTTAAAATATCTAGCTTAGCATCATTAATTGGCTTTAGCATAGGTGTTTTTAGTGCTGAATTTTTATATACACAAACTGAAATTGGCTCACATGCACCTTTATATATAATACTTTTTATTGTGTTTTACCAACATATTCCAAATATTATAAGACTTATTAAAAAAGACGAATGCAAAGTAATATAA
- a CDS encoding PilZ domain-containing protein, whose translation MSFTGREELVNHIDYFEKYSKKFLTNIEDTCRCSGVFLDNDAIEVYEELYNMLLTKDFDTQKAKEIIKHKDFNKATFFESLIVAQIDFNKYLMQKNLDFKYGAYLSFAIERYAGIFCNIHYNKTQTPSSINVFSANSNSGFFIHENFIDTFKKIEQIGEKLEFLNLFDGVPVRTFGDIIKIEDNQVTVKLDLMQILSMKEEGNAYIIANQYLQKNIKANIVATDFVKCEVTLNSFETQPFMHALKRKYPRVHPNEFTKIALKHEDGRVVNGKLFDISEGGIGVVSNEDIGFKNGDILSSQIVLHMPSTNESVELKLNFKLVVLIVYQNAFRYCLEILPNQADASKIQEFATLREQETLRELKDKLSLYKRD comes from the coding sequence ATGAGTTTTACAGGAAGAGAAGAATTAGTAAATCATATTGATTATTTTGAAAAATATTCTAAAAAGTTTTTAACAAATATTGAAGATACTTGTAGATGTTCAGGAGTATTCTTAGATAATGATGCAATAGAAGTATATGAAGAATTATATAATATGCTACTTACTAAAGATTTTGATACACAAAAAGCAAAAGAAATAATTAAACACAAAGATTTTAATAAGGCTACTTTTTTTGAATCTTTAATTGTTGCACAGATTGATTTTAATAAATATTTAATGCAAAAAAATCTTGATTTTAAATACGGTGCTTATTTATCATTTGCAATAGAAAGATATGCAGGGATTTTTTGCAACATTCATTACAATAAAACACAAACTCCTAGCTCAATAAATGTATTTTCAGCAAATAGCAATAGTGGCTTTTTTATTCACGAAAACTTTATTGATACCTTTAAAAAAATAGAGCAAATTGGCGAAAAATTAGAATTTTTAAACCTATTTGATGGTGTTCCTGTAAGAACATTTGGAGATATTATAAAAATAGAAGATAATCAAGTTACAGTCAAATTAGATTTAATGCAAATACTTTCTATGAAAGAAGAAGGTAATGCTTATATAATCGCAAATCAATATCTACAAAAAAATATAAAAGCAAACATAGTAGCAACTGATTTTGTAAAATGCGAAGTTACTTTAAATTCTTTTGAAACCCAACCATTTATGCACGCTTTAAAAAGAAAATATCCAAGAGTTCATCCAAATGAATTTACAAAAATTGCTTTAAAACACGAAGATGGAAGAGTGGTTAATGGTAAATTATTTGATATTTCTGAAGGCGGTATTGGTGTTGTATCAAATGAAGATATTGGTTTTAAAAATGGAGATATTTTAAGCTCACAAATTGTATTGCATATGCCAAGCACAAATGAAAGTGTTGAACTAAAACTTAATTTTAAATTAGTTGTTTTAATTGTTTATCAAAATGCTTTTAGATACTGTCTTGAAATATTGCCAAACCAAGCTGATGCAAGTAAAATTCAAGAATTTGCAACTCTAAGAGAACAAGAAACCTTAAGAGAATTAAAAGACAAATTATCACTTTACAAAAGAGATTAA
- the rplU gene encoding 50S ribosomal protein L21 encodes MYAIFKHSGKQYKVSVGDILKLDRFSAQAKSTVEVNEVLAVCDKELKVGSPYVANAKVVLEVINDGKDKKVIIFKKRRRKDSKLKRGFRRQFTRVVVKDIKA; translated from the coding sequence ATGTATGCTATTTTTAAACATAGTGGCAAGCAGTATAAAGTAAGTGTTGGCGATATTTTAAAATTAGATCGCTTTAGTGCTCAAGCAAAGAGTACAGTAGAAGTAAATGAGGTTTTAGCAGTATGTGATAAGGAATTAAAAGTTGGTAGTCCTTATGTTGCTAATGCTAAAGTTGTTTTAGAAGTAATTAATGATGGTAAAGATAAAAAGGTAATTATCTTTAAAAAAAGACGCAGAAAAGATTCTAAATTAAAGCGTGGTTTTAGAAGACAATTTACACGCGTAGTAGTAAAAGATATCAAAGCTTAA
- the rpmA gene encoding 50S ribosomal protein L27 → MAHKKGQGSTQNNRDSIGRRLGVKKFGGEFVRAGNIIIRQRGTATHAGNNVGIGKDHTIFALIDGFVKFERKDKNRKKVSVYPA, encoded by the coding sequence ATGGCACACAAAAAAGGTCAAGGTTCAACACAGAATAATAGAGATTCTATAGGAAGACGCCTAGGCGTTAAAAAATTCGGTGGGGAGTTCGTTAGAGCAGGTAATATCATAATCCGCCAAAGAGGAACTGCTACTCACGCAGGTAATAATGTTGGTATTGGTAAAGACCACACTATTTTTGCTTTAATTGATGGTTTTGTAAAATTTGAAAGAAAAGATAAAAATAGAAAAAAAGTTTCTGTTTATCCTGCATAA
- the obgE gene encoding GTPase ObgE, whose amino-acid sequence MFVDNVKIKLSSGNGGAGAKSFRREKHVPLGGPDGGDGGNGGDVVIVCDNNLHTLAHFKGKNHLKAQNGAGGEGRNKNGKKGEDLELKVPIGTLVINVENNEVLCDFTHIGQKEVLLKGGKGGLGNRHFKNSINQAPTYAQPGIKGESLEVKLELKLIADVGLVGFPNVGKSTLISVVSNAKPEIANYEFTTLTPKLGLVDVDEFNSFVMADIPGIIEGASDGKGLGLEFLKHIERTSFLLFVLDPIRELSLKEQFIILRKELEKFSVELFKRNYAIMISKSDSVNLGDDFAEQMATNIKDLKDFLKDIKDKESFLIEVSSLEKKGLKELKFKLLEEIKKIR is encoded by the coding sequence ATGTTTGTAGATAATGTAAAAATAAAATTAAGTTCTGGTAATGGTGGCGCTGGTGCTAAATCTTTTCGCCGTGAAAAACATGTTCCACTTGGTGGTCCTGATGGTGGAGATGGTGGTAATGGCGGAGATGTAGTTATTGTTTGCGATAATAATTTACATACTTTAGCACATTTTAAAGGTAAAAATCATTTAAAAGCACAAAATGGTGCAGGTGGAGAAGGTAGAAATAAAAATGGAAAAAAAGGAGAAGATTTAGAATTAAAAGTACCAATTGGAACTTTAGTAATTAATGTTGAAAATAACGAAGTTTTATGTGATTTTACTCATATTGGTCAAAAAGAAGTTTTACTAAAGGGCGGTAAGGGAGGTCTTGGAAATAGACATTTTAAAAATTCAATCAATCAAGCACCAACCTACGCTCAACCTGGTATTAAAGGTGAGAGTTTAGAAGTAAAATTAGAATTAAAATTAATAGCTGATGTAGGTTTAGTAGGTTTTCCTAATGTTGGTAAATCAACTTTAATTAGTGTAGTTTCAAATGCAAAACCAGAAATAGCAAACTATGAATTTACAACTTTAACTCCTAAACTTGGTTTGGTTGATGTTGATGAGTTTAATTCTTTTGTAATGGCTGATATTCCTGGTATTATTGAAGGAGCAAGTGATGGAAAAGGCTTGGGGCTTGAGTTTTTAAAGCATATTGAAAGAACAAGTTTTTTACTTTTTGTGCTTGATCCAATAAGAGAATTAAGTTTAAAAGAGCAATTTATTATATTAAGAAAAGAGCTTGAAAAATTCTCAGTTGAGTTATTTAAGCGTAATTATGCAATTATGATTTCTAAAAGCGATAGCGTAAATTTAGGCGATGATTTTGCAGAGCAAATGGCAACAAATATAAAAGATTTAAAAGATTTTTTAAAAGATATTAAAGACAAAGAGAGTTTTTTAATTGAAGTTTCAAGTCTTGAAAAAAAAGGTTTAAAAGAGTTAAAATTTAAACTTTTAGAAGAAATTAAAAAAATAAGGTAA
- a CDS encoding MarR family winged helix-turn-helix transcriptional regulator yields the protein MNSSLFLMGRIKELANEMILEEISKRVEFDLSFSHADILNLLFTNKEFCMVEIAQKIHRSKATVSVLIDKLESNGYILKRQSSSDNRMYLIRASEKTIKLKKHFEEVSKTVFAKLFADFSKAQELMIEELLEKMLNNISNNK from the coding sequence ATGAATTCTAGCTTATTTTTAATGGGGCGTATAAAGGAATTAGCAAACGAGATGATTTTAGAAGAAATATCTAAAAGAGTGGAGTTTGATTTATCCTTTTCTCATGCGGATATTTTAAATTTGCTTTTTACAAATAAAGAATTTTGCATGGTTGAGATTGCGCAAAAAATTCATAGAAGTAAGGCTACGGTTAGCGTTTTAATAGATAAGCTTGAAAGTAATGGATATATTTTAAAAAGACAAAGTTCTAGCGATAATAGAATGTATTTAATAAGAGCAAGTGAAAAAACTATAAAATTAAAAAAACATTTTGAAGAAGTTTCTAAAACAGTTTTTGCTAAGCTTTTTGCTGATTTTTCAAAAGCTCAGGAATTAATGATAGAAGAATTACTTGAAAAAATGTTAAATAATATTTCTAACAATAAGTAG
- a CDS encoding cupin domain-containing protein, with product MNYQIKSMGDFASIKRADLKEQLGFTSCEISINTLEANSSVPFVHHHKENEEVYLILDGEGKIKLDNELINIKKGDVLRLAPSVKRQIFATSKLNYICIQAKENSLQNYTFTDGVVEE from the coding sequence ATGAATTATCAAATTAAAAGTATGGGTGATTTTGCTTCAATTAAAAGAGCAGATTTAAAAGAGCAATTAGGCTTTACTTCCTGTGAAATAAGTATAAATACTTTAGAGGCTAATAGTAGCGTTCCCTTTGTTCATCATCACAAAGAAAACGAAGAAGTTTATCTTATCCTAGATGGAGAAGGTAAAATAAAGTTAGATAATGAACTAATTAATATTAAAAAAGGAGATGTTTTAAGACTTGCTCCTAGCGTAAAAAGACAAATTTTTGCTACAAGTAAATTAAATTATATTTGTATTCAAGCAAAAGAAAATTCTTTACAAAATTATACTTTTACAGATGGAGTTGTAGAAGAATAA